A single Garra rufa chromosome 9, GarRuf1.0, whole genome shotgun sequence DNA region contains:
- the LOC141342668 gene encoding hepcidin-1-like isoform X2, with amino-acid sequence MKFTRVALAVAVVMACVCFLQTTAVSFIPTEDEHHVESETLQPLTETSQEQMNPLALFRTKRQSHLSLCRYCCNCCRNKGCGYCCKF; translated from the exons ATGAAGTTCACACGTGTGGCTCTCGCTGTTGCAGTCGTCATGGCATGCGTCTGCTTCCTCCAGACAACAGCTGTTTCCTTCATACCG ACTGAAGATGAGCATCATGTGGAGAGTGAAACACTACAGCCTCTGACAGAAACTTCACAGGAACAAATGAATCCACTG GCATTGTTCAGGACAAAACGTCAAAGCCATCTGTCCCTGTGCAGATACTGCTGCAACTGCTGTCGTAACAAAGGCTGCGGATACTGCTGCAAATTCTGA
- the LOC141342668 gene encoding hepcidin-1-like isoform X1 — translation MKFTRVALAVAVVMACVCFLQTTAVSFIPQTEDEHHVESETLQPLTETSQEQMNPLALFRTKRQSHLSLCRYCCNCCRNKGCGYCCKF, via the exons ATGAAGTTCACACGTGTGGCTCTCGCTGTTGCAGTCGTCATGGCATGCGTCTGCTTCCTCCAGACAACAGCTGTTTCCTTCATACCG CAGACTGAAGATGAGCATCATGTGGAGAGTGAAACACTACAGCCTCTGACAGAAACTTCACAGGAACAAATGAATCCACTG GCATTGTTCAGGACAAAACGTCAAAGCCATCTGTCCCTGTGCAGATACTGCTGCAACTGCTGTCGTAACAAAGGCTGCGGATACTGCTGCAAATTCTGA